One Eriocheir sinensis breed Jianghai 21 chromosome 32, ASM2467909v1, whole genome shotgun sequence genomic region harbors:
- the LOC127006160 gene encoding uncharacterized protein LOC127006160 isoform X1, with the protein MVVSLLVEREECKESTDEREMCLRATYQSSPRKQGQPSNNTEWKMDLRGEGWALDGGGGRGRGGAREGGKGKEEEKASVQTASHATEFGWLFPPSEARRRSLVDTAWLRDFRRDIEALQTEIKRQTACVYNEVETICHEDAAAGKDSHSEVKGQDECVHNENTRSHEDATRRESHSEIERLQSELRRHPAFVCRGERTRHNEGLLRTECHSLECCVAVNGDESECCSPVAVKCEERLVAPARVASCGELAVSSSVQTRELDSSRVAISNEMASGGESNGGVSNRGLGLKEEGESSHCHNVGESSGSELSCDLDSGLSTFGDDAAKCDVYSKLQHKNTQRSASDEDSCVGEGSFLSDSGLSTYTSGSVKFDTYSSMHSDISRDSGIFTADDTSFISEAPGDVSLLQELGDVLSDEEVSLESCIPCGSLPLKEIGPGIKGDVGYNVWLKRFSSSNDLSESSWGSYEWEVKEDGEHGHKSCSFGSVSPVVVRRKKWDSEDDGGNVLFREEEEQTVKEKPCSGCEKTNEGVKVTQCRASQKLNEGVSVKECAVCKNLYEEPETKQRSANENRNKGNDVQADLCVTCRKLYQESPLNLLLQTQRISAMAKFSKSFQGLNKRVEDLRSGLDSLFGEVNESKHEFLSLERRTTQLLASTVSSRHRLARVRALTLLEDRLQEEWWEAYDPGSVPFHENYIV; encoded by the coding sequence GGGCGAGGGTTGGGCACTCGACGGCGGTGGcggacgagggcgaggaggagcaCGGGAGGGcggcaaagggaaggaagaagagaaagccaGCGTGCAGACCGCTAGCCACGCCACGGAATTCGGCTGGCTGTTCCCTCCCAGCGAGGCGAGACGACGGAGTCTAGTCGACACCGCGTGGCTGCGAGACTTCAGGCGAGACATCGAGGCTCTGCAGACTGAGATCAAGAGGCAGACGGCGTGTGTGTATAACGAAGTGGAAACGATCTGTCACGAGGACGCCGCTGCAGGAAAAGACAGTCACAGTGAGGTCAAGGGGCAGGACGAGTGTGTGCATAACGAGAATACGAGAAGTCACGAGGACGCTACCAGAAGAGAAAGCCACAGCGAGATTGAAAGACTGCAGAGCGAGCTGAGGAGACACCCGGCGTTTGTGTGTCGAGGTGAGAGGACGAGACACAATGAGGGCCTTTTAAGAACAGAGTGTCATAGTTTAGAGTGTTGTGTCGCGGTGAACGGGGACGAGAGTGAGTGTTGCAGCCCCGTCGCGGTGAAGTGCGAGGAGAGGCTTGTTGCTCCTGCCAGAGTAGCAAGTTGTGGAGAGCTCGCAGTCAGCTCGTCAGTGCAAACACGTGAACTGGACTCGAGTCGGGTGGCTATTTCCAACGAGATGGCCAGCGGCGGGGAGAGTAACGGTGGAGTCTCTAACCGGGGACTgggattgaaggaggaaggagaatcatCACATTGCCATAACGTTGGGGAATCCTCTGGGAGTGAACTGTCATGTGACTTAGACTCTGGCTTAAGCACGTTTGGAGATGATGCTGCAAAGTGTGATGTATACAGCAAACTGCAGCACAAGAACACTCAAAGATCTGCAAGTGATGAGGACTCTTGTGTGGGCGAAGGGTCATTCCTGTCAGACTCCGGCCTCAGCACGTACACGAGTGGCAGCGTGAAGTTTGACACCTACAGCAGCATGCACAGCGACATCTCGAGGGACAGCGGGATATTCACAGCAGACGACACAAGCTTCATCTCCGAGGCTCCTGGGGACGTGTCACTTCTTCAGGAGCTCGGGGATGTGCTGAGTGACGAAGAGGTGTCCCTTGAGTCCTGCATCCCCTGCGGGTCCCTGCCTCTGAAGGAGATAGGGCCAGGAATCAAAGGGGATGTTGGCTATAACGTGTGGTTGAAAAGGTTTAGCAGCAGTAATGATCTGTCAGAAAGTTCATGGGGCTCGTACGAGTGGGAGGTGAAAGAGGACGGAGAACACGGCCACAAGAGTTGTTCGTTTGGTTCCGTAAGCCCCGTTGttgtgaggaggaaaaaatgggactCTGAGGATGATGGCGGTAATGTACTGTTtcgtgaggaggaggaacagacggTGAAAGAGAAACCGTGCAGTGGCTGTGAAAAGACgaatgaaggagtgaaagtaACGCAGTGTCGCGCCTCTCAAAAACTGAACGAAGGTGTGAGCGTAAAGGAGTGTGCGGTGTGCAAAAACTTATATGAAGAACCTGAGACGAAACAGCGCAGTGCCAATGAAAACCGAAACAAGGGCAACGACGTGCAGGCCGATTTGTGCGTGACCTGCAGGAAGCTTTACCAAGAATCTCCTCTAAACCTACTCCTGCAGACACAGAGAATCTCGGCAATGGCAAAGTTCAGTAAGTCGTTCCAGGGCCTCAACAAGCGGGTGGAGGACCTGCGCTCTGGCCTGGACAGCCTCTTCGGGGAAGTGAATGAGAGTAAGCACGAGTTCTTGAGCCTGGAGCGGCGGACCACGCAGCTGTTGGCCTCCACTGTCTCATCACGTCACCGCCTGGCACGCGTTCGAGCTCTCACGCTACTTGAAGATCGCTTGCAAGAGGAGTGGTGGGAGGCCTATGACCCCGGCAGCGTCCCCTTCCACGAAAACTACATCGTATAG
- the LOC127006160 gene encoding uncharacterized protein LOC127006160 isoform X2 — translation MQVLERHAPSEPRPVERIFLLVLVLRGEGWALDGGGGRGRGGAREGGKGKEEEKASVQTASHATEFGWLFPPSEARRRSLVDTAWLRDFRRDIEALQTEIKRQTACVYNEVETICHEDAAAGKDSHSEVKGQDECVHNENTRSHEDATRRESHSEIERLQSELRRHPAFVCRGERTRHNEGLLRTECHSLECCVAVNGDESECCSPVAVKCEERLVAPARVASCGELAVSSSVQTRELDSSRVAISNEMASGGESNGGVSNRGLGLKEEGESSHCHNVGESSGSELSCDLDSGLSTFGDDAAKCDVYSKLQHKNTQRSASDEDSCVGEGSFLSDSGLSTYTSGSVKFDTYSSMHSDISRDSGIFTADDTSFISEAPGDVSLLQELGDVLSDEEVSLESCIPCGSLPLKEIGPGIKGDVGYNVWLKRFSSSNDLSESSWGSYEWEVKEDGEHGHKSCSFGSVSPVVVRRKKWDSEDDGGNVLFREEEEQTVKEKPCSGCEKTNEGVKVTQCRASQKLNEGVSVKECAVCKNLYEEPETKQRSANENRNKGNDVQADLCVTCRKLYQESPLNLLLQTQRISAMAKFSKSFQGLNKRVEDLRSGLDSLFGEVNESKHEFLSLERRTTQLLASTVSSRHRLARVRALTLLEDRLQEEWWEAYDPGSVPFHENYIV, via the coding sequence GGGCGAGGGTTGGGCACTCGACGGCGGTGGcggacgagggcgaggaggagcaCGGGAGGGcggcaaagggaaggaagaagagaaagccaGCGTGCAGACCGCTAGCCACGCCACGGAATTCGGCTGGCTGTTCCCTCCCAGCGAGGCGAGACGACGGAGTCTAGTCGACACCGCGTGGCTGCGAGACTTCAGGCGAGACATCGAGGCTCTGCAGACTGAGATCAAGAGGCAGACGGCGTGTGTGTATAACGAAGTGGAAACGATCTGTCACGAGGACGCCGCTGCAGGAAAAGACAGTCACAGTGAGGTCAAGGGGCAGGACGAGTGTGTGCATAACGAGAATACGAGAAGTCACGAGGACGCTACCAGAAGAGAAAGCCACAGCGAGATTGAAAGACTGCAGAGCGAGCTGAGGAGACACCCGGCGTTTGTGTGTCGAGGTGAGAGGACGAGACACAATGAGGGCCTTTTAAGAACAGAGTGTCATAGTTTAGAGTGTTGTGTCGCGGTGAACGGGGACGAGAGTGAGTGTTGCAGCCCCGTCGCGGTGAAGTGCGAGGAGAGGCTTGTTGCTCCTGCCAGAGTAGCAAGTTGTGGAGAGCTCGCAGTCAGCTCGTCAGTGCAAACACGTGAACTGGACTCGAGTCGGGTGGCTATTTCCAACGAGATGGCCAGCGGCGGGGAGAGTAACGGTGGAGTCTCTAACCGGGGACTgggattgaaggaggaaggagaatcatCACATTGCCATAACGTTGGGGAATCCTCTGGGAGTGAACTGTCATGTGACTTAGACTCTGGCTTAAGCACGTTTGGAGATGATGCTGCAAAGTGTGATGTATACAGCAAACTGCAGCACAAGAACACTCAAAGATCTGCAAGTGATGAGGACTCTTGTGTGGGCGAAGGGTCATTCCTGTCAGACTCCGGCCTCAGCACGTACACGAGTGGCAGCGTGAAGTTTGACACCTACAGCAGCATGCACAGCGACATCTCGAGGGACAGCGGGATATTCACAGCAGACGACACAAGCTTCATCTCCGAGGCTCCTGGGGACGTGTCACTTCTTCAGGAGCTCGGGGATGTGCTGAGTGACGAAGAGGTGTCCCTTGAGTCCTGCATCCCCTGCGGGTCCCTGCCTCTGAAGGAGATAGGGCCAGGAATCAAAGGGGATGTTGGCTATAACGTGTGGTTGAAAAGGTTTAGCAGCAGTAATGATCTGTCAGAAAGTTCATGGGGCTCGTACGAGTGGGAGGTGAAAGAGGACGGAGAACACGGCCACAAGAGTTGTTCGTTTGGTTCCGTAAGCCCCGTTGttgtgaggaggaaaaaatgggactCTGAGGATGATGGCGGTAATGTACTGTTtcgtgaggaggaggaacagacggTGAAAGAGAAACCGTGCAGTGGCTGTGAAAAGACgaatgaaggagtgaaagtaACGCAGTGTCGCGCCTCTCAAAAACTGAACGAAGGTGTGAGCGTAAAGGAGTGTGCGGTGTGCAAAAACTTATATGAAGAACCTGAGACGAAACAGCGCAGTGCCAATGAAAACCGAAACAAGGGCAACGACGTGCAGGCCGATTTGTGCGTGACCTGCAGGAAGCTTTACCAAGAATCTCCTCTAAACCTACTCCTGCAGACACAGAGAATCTCGGCAATGGCAAAGTTCAGTAAGTCGTTCCAGGGCCTCAACAAGCGGGTGGAGGACCTGCGCTCTGGCCTGGACAGCCTCTTCGGGGAAGTGAATGAGAGTAAGCACGAGTTCTTGAGCCTGGAGCGGCGGACCACGCAGCTGTTGGCCTCCACTGTCTCATCACGTCACCGCCTGGCACGCGTTCGAGCTCTCACGCTACTTGAAGATCGCTTGCAAGAGGAGTGGTGGGAGGCCTATGACCCCGGCAGCGTCCCCTTCCACGAAAACTACATCGTATAG
- the LOC127006160 gene encoding uncharacterized protein LOC127006160 isoform X3 gives MSGRLLPERKLLTSPLFSIQGEGWALDGGGGRGRGGAREGGKGKEEEKASVQTASHATEFGWLFPPSEARRRSLVDTAWLRDFRRDIEALQTEIKRQTACVYNEVETICHEDAAAGKDSHSEVKGQDECVHNENTRSHEDATRRESHSEIERLQSELRRHPAFVCRGERTRHNEGLLRTECHSLECCVAVNGDESECCSPVAVKCEERLVAPARVASCGELAVSSSVQTRELDSSRVAISNEMASGGESNGGVSNRGLGLKEEGESSHCHNVGESSGSELSCDLDSGLSTFGDDAAKCDVYSKLQHKNTQRSASDEDSCVGEGSFLSDSGLSTYTSGSVKFDTYSSMHSDISRDSGIFTADDTSFISEAPGDVSLLQELGDVLSDEEVSLESCIPCGSLPLKEIGPGIKGDVGYNVWLKRFSSSNDLSESSWGSYEWEVKEDGEHGHKSCSFGSVSPVVVRRKKWDSEDDGGNVLFREEEEQTVKEKPCSGCEKTNEGVKVTQCRASQKLNEGVSVKECAVCKNLYEEPETKQRSANENRNKGNDVQADLCVTCRKLYQESPLNLLLQTQRISAMAKFSKSFQGLNKRVEDLRSGLDSLFGEVNESKHEFLSLERRTTQLLASTVSSRHRLARVRALTLLEDRLQEEWWEAYDPGSVPFHENYIV, from the coding sequence GGGCGAGGGTTGGGCACTCGACGGCGGTGGcggacgagggcgaggaggagcaCGGGAGGGcggcaaagggaaggaagaagagaaagccaGCGTGCAGACCGCTAGCCACGCCACGGAATTCGGCTGGCTGTTCCCTCCCAGCGAGGCGAGACGACGGAGTCTAGTCGACACCGCGTGGCTGCGAGACTTCAGGCGAGACATCGAGGCTCTGCAGACTGAGATCAAGAGGCAGACGGCGTGTGTGTATAACGAAGTGGAAACGATCTGTCACGAGGACGCCGCTGCAGGAAAAGACAGTCACAGTGAGGTCAAGGGGCAGGACGAGTGTGTGCATAACGAGAATACGAGAAGTCACGAGGACGCTACCAGAAGAGAAAGCCACAGCGAGATTGAAAGACTGCAGAGCGAGCTGAGGAGACACCCGGCGTTTGTGTGTCGAGGTGAGAGGACGAGACACAATGAGGGCCTTTTAAGAACAGAGTGTCATAGTTTAGAGTGTTGTGTCGCGGTGAACGGGGACGAGAGTGAGTGTTGCAGCCCCGTCGCGGTGAAGTGCGAGGAGAGGCTTGTTGCTCCTGCCAGAGTAGCAAGTTGTGGAGAGCTCGCAGTCAGCTCGTCAGTGCAAACACGTGAACTGGACTCGAGTCGGGTGGCTATTTCCAACGAGATGGCCAGCGGCGGGGAGAGTAACGGTGGAGTCTCTAACCGGGGACTgggattgaaggaggaaggagaatcatCACATTGCCATAACGTTGGGGAATCCTCTGGGAGTGAACTGTCATGTGACTTAGACTCTGGCTTAAGCACGTTTGGAGATGATGCTGCAAAGTGTGATGTATACAGCAAACTGCAGCACAAGAACACTCAAAGATCTGCAAGTGATGAGGACTCTTGTGTGGGCGAAGGGTCATTCCTGTCAGACTCCGGCCTCAGCACGTACACGAGTGGCAGCGTGAAGTTTGACACCTACAGCAGCATGCACAGCGACATCTCGAGGGACAGCGGGATATTCACAGCAGACGACACAAGCTTCATCTCCGAGGCTCCTGGGGACGTGTCACTTCTTCAGGAGCTCGGGGATGTGCTGAGTGACGAAGAGGTGTCCCTTGAGTCCTGCATCCCCTGCGGGTCCCTGCCTCTGAAGGAGATAGGGCCAGGAATCAAAGGGGATGTTGGCTATAACGTGTGGTTGAAAAGGTTTAGCAGCAGTAATGATCTGTCAGAAAGTTCATGGGGCTCGTACGAGTGGGAGGTGAAAGAGGACGGAGAACACGGCCACAAGAGTTGTTCGTTTGGTTCCGTAAGCCCCGTTGttgtgaggaggaaaaaatgggactCTGAGGATGATGGCGGTAATGTACTGTTtcgtgaggaggaggaacagacggTGAAAGAGAAACCGTGCAGTGGCTGTGAAAAGACgaatgaaggagtgaaagtaACGCAGTGTCGCGCCTCTCAAAAACTGAACGAAGGTGTGAGCGTAAAGGAGTGTGCGGTGTGCAAAAACTTATATGAAGAACCTGAGACGAAACAGCGCAGTGCCAATGAAAACCGAAACAAGGGCAACGACGTGCAGGCCGATTTGTGCGTGACCTGCAGGAAGCTTTACCAAGAATCTCCTCTAAACCTACTCCTGCAGACACAGAGAATCTCGGCAATGGCAAAGTTCAGTAAGTCGTTCCAGGGCCTCAACAAGCGGGTGGAGGACCTGCGCTCTGGCCTGGACAGCCTCTTCGGGGAAGTGAATGAGAGTAAGCACGAGTTCTTGAGCCTGGAGCGGCGGACCACGCAGCTGTTGGCCTCCACTGTCTCATCACGTCACCGCCTGGCACGCGTTCGAGCTCTCACGCTACTTGAAGATCGCTTGCAAGAGGAGTGGTGGGAGGCCTATGACCCCGGCAGCGTCCCCTTCCACGAAAACTACATCGTATAG
- the LOC127006160 gene encoding uncharacterized protein LOC127006160 isoform X4 — MRGEGWALDGGGGRGRGGAREGGKGKEEEKASVQTASHATEFGWLFPPSEARRRSLVDTAWLRDFRRDIEALQTEIKRQTACVYNEVETICHEDAAAGKDSHSEVKGQDECVHNENTRSHEDATRRESHSEIERLQSELRRHPAFVCRGERTRHNEGLLRTECHSLECCVAVNGDESECCSPVAVKCEERLVAPARVASCGELAVSSSVQTRELDSSRVAISNEMASGGESNGGVSNRGLGLKEEGESSHCHNVGESSGSELSCDLDSGLSTFGDDAAKCDVYSKLQHKNTQRSASDEDSCVGEGSFLSDSGLSTYTSGSVKFDTYSSMHSDISRDSGIFTADDTSFISEAPGDVSLLQELGDVLSDEEVSLESCIPCGSLPLKEIGPGIKGDVGYNVWLKRFSSSNDLSESSWGSYEWEVKEDGEHGHKSCSFGSVSPVVVRRKKWDSEDDGGNVLFREEEEQTVKEKPCSGCEKTNEGVKVTQCRASQKLNEGVSVKECAVCKNLYEEPETKQRSANENRNKGNDVQADLCVTCRKLYQESPLNLLLQTQRISAMAKFSKSFQGLNKRVEDLRSGLDSLFGEVNESKHEFLSLERRTTQLLASTVSSRHRLARVRALTLLEDRLQEEWWEAYDPGSVPFHENYIV, encoded by the coding sequence GGGCGAGGGTTGGGCACTCGACGGCGGTGGcggacgagggcgaggaggagcaCGGGAGGGcggcaaagggaaggaagaagagaaagccaGCGTGCAGACCGCTAGCCACGCCACGGAATTCGGCTGGCTGTTCCCTCCCAGCGAGGCGAGACGACGGAGTCTAGTCGACACCGCGTGGCTGCGAGACTTCAGGCGAGACATCGAGGCTCTGCAGACTGAGATCAAGAGGCAGACGGCGTGTGTGTATAACGAAGTGGAAACGATCTGTCACGAGGACGCCGCTGCAGGAAAAGACAGTCACAGTGAGGTCAAGGGGCAGGACGAGTGTGTGCATAACGAGAATACGAGAAGTCACGAGGACGCTACCAGAAGAGAAAGCCACAGCGAGATTGAAAGACTGCAGAGCGAGCTGAGGAGACACCCGGCGTTTGTGTGTCGAGGTGAGAGGACGAGACACAATGAGGGCCTTTTAAGAACAGAGTGTCATAGTTTAGAGTGTTGTGTCGCGGTGAACGGGGACGAGAGTGAGTGTTGCAGCCCCGTCGCGGTGAAGTGCGAGGAGAGGCTTGTTGCTCCTGCCAGAGTAGCAAGTTGTGGAGAGCTCGCAGTCAGCTCGTCAGTGCAAACACGTGAACTGGACTCGAGTCGGGTGGCTATTTCCAACGAGATGGCCAGCGGCGGGGAGAGTAACGGTGGAGTCTCTAACCGGGGACTgggattgaaggaggaaggagaatcatCACATTGCCATAACGTTGGGGAATCCTCTGGGAGTGAACTGTCATGTGACTTAGACTCTGGCTTAAGCACGTTTGGAGATGATGCTGCAAAGTGTGATGTATACAGCAAACTGCAGCACAAGAACACTCAAAGATCTGCAAGTGATGAGGACTCTTGTGTGGGCGAAGGGTCATTCCTGTCAGACTCCGGCCTCAGCACGTACACGAGTGGCAGCGTGAAGTTTGACACCTACAGCAGCATGCACAGCGACATCTCGAGGGACAGCGGGATATTCACAGCAGACGACACAAGCTTCATCTCCGAGGCTCCTGGGGACGTGTCACTTCTTCAGGAGCTCGGGGATGTGCTGAGTGACGAAGAGGTGTCCCTTGAGTCCTGCATCCCCTGCGGGTCCCTGCCTCTGAAGGAGATAGGGCCAGGAATCAAAGGGGATGTTGGCTATAACGTGTGGTTGAAAAGGTTTAGCAGCAGTAATGATCTGTCAGAAAGTTCATGGGGCTCGTACGAGTGGGAGGTGAAAGAGGACGGAGAACACGGCCACAAGAGTTGTTCGTTTGGTTCCGTAAGCCCCGTTGttgtgaggaggaaaaaatgggactCTGAGGATGATGGCGGTAATGTACTGTTtcgtgaggaggaggaacagacggTGAAAGAGAAACCGTGCAGTGGCTGTGAAAAGACgaatgaaggagtgaaagtaACGCAGTGTCGCGCCTCTCAAAAACTGAACGAAGGTGTGAGCGTAAAGGAGTGTGCGGTGTGCAAAAACTTATATGAAGAACCTGAGACGAAACAGCGCAGTGCCAATGAAAACCGAAACAAGGGCAACGACGTGCAGGCCGATTTGTGCGTGACCTGCAGGAAGCTTTACCAAGAATCTCCTCTAAACCTACTCCTGCAGACACAGAGAATCTCGGCAATGGCAAAGTTCAGTAAGTCGTTCCAGGGCCTCAACAAGCGGGTGGAGGACCTGCGCTCTGGCCTGGACAGCCTCTTCGGGGAAGTGAATGAGAGTAAGCACGAGTTCTTGAGCCTGGAGCGGCGGACCACGCAGCTGTTGGCCTCCACTGTCTCATCACGTCACCGCCTGGCACGCGTTCGAGCTCTCACGCTACTTGAAGATCGCTTGCAAGAGGAGTGGTGGGAGGCCTATGACCCCGGCAGCGTCCCCTTCCACGAAAACTACATCGTATAG